GAAGATAATGGCATAAAGATGCTTGCAATACATGGCAGAACGAGATCACAGAAATACAATGGTGATGCTGAATTTGATACAGTCAAAAAAATTGCAAGCCAAGTATCAATTCCAGTTGTAGCAAATGGAGATATTGATTCGCCAAAAAGAGCTAAAGATATATTAGACTTCACTGGTGCAGATGCAGTGATGCTTGGAAGAGCAACGCAAGGAAACCCCTGGTTGATTAGTCAAGTTAATCAATTTCTGACATCTGGCAAAACAGGAGAAGAGCCAACATTAGAGAAAAAAATTCCATTGATTTTGGGTCATATTTCACAAATTCATGATTTTTATGGTCATAAAATGGGAACACAACTATCCAGAAAGCATATTTTTTGGTATTCTATGCACCTTGACCAAGAAAAAGGCCTAGCCTTTTGGCCAAGCATTAACAGAGTGTCAGATCACTCTGAACAATATTCGAAATTTCATGAATTTTTGTATTCAATATGAAACAAAGGGGTTTACAGGATTGCATTAAAGAAAATCTTGAGAAGTATTTCTCAGACTTGAACGGTGAATCATCTAACGGTGTTTTTAAGATGGTTACGCAACAAGCTGAGTCAGCAACTATTAAGTATGTTCTTGATAAAGTCAATCAAAATCAAAGTGAGGCAGCCAGAATACTTGGTATAAACCGTGCTACCTTAAAGAAAAAAGCAAGCCTTTATAACCTCTAAGAGTTTATAATTTGATTCTTAAAAATATCTACATCTCTTAATCCTAAAATGCCTATAAAAAGAGCCTTAATAAGCGTTTCAGATAAAACTGGAATAGCTGAATTTGCAAAAGGCCTCTCGTTATTAAATATAGAAATTTTATCTACAGGCGGAACAGCAAAACTCCTTAGGGATAACAACATTCCTGTAACTGAAGTATCTGACTATACTGGCTATCCTGAAATGATGGCTGGTCGCGTCAAAACTCTTAACCCAAAGATTCATGGTGGAATTTTAGCTAGAAGAGGAAAAGATGAAGAGGTGATGTCACAGAATCAAATTAAACCAATCGATCTGGTGGTTGTTAATTTATACCCATTTCAAAAAACCATCCAAAATCCAAACTGCACTGAGGAAGATGCTATTGAGAACATTGATATTGGTGGCCCTGCTATGCTTCGATCAAGCGCTAAAAATCATATTTCAGTCACTGTGATTGTTGATAGTTCTGATTATAAATTGGTACTCGATGAAATAACTAATAGGGGTGATACAACTCATGAAATGAGAAAGTCATTAGCTCTCAAAACCTTTGAACATACAGCACAATATGATGGCGCTATTGCAAATTATCTTGGCAGAATGAATGATGGCTTTTCAAATACATTAAATCTTCAATTGATCAAATCACAAGCGATGCGCTATGGTGAAAATCCTCATCAAAATGCTGCCTTTTATATAGAATCAAATCTCAATGAAGCATCGGTATCATCTAGTCAACAAATCCAAGGTAAGCCTCTTTCATTTAATAATCTAGCCGATGCGGATGCTGCTTTAGAGTGTGTCAGGGATTTTGAAGAACCTAGCTGCGTCATTATTAAACACGCAAATCCTTGTGGTGTTGCAACGAGAGAAAATATCTTCCAAGCTTATCAAAGCGCCTACCTTACAGACCCTACCTCTGCATTTGGAGGGATTATTGCTTTTAACCGTGAGTTAGATAAAGAAACTGCTGGGTGCATTATCAACCAACAGTTTGTAGAGGTCATCATTGCCCCAAAGATTGCTGATAGTGCAAGATCTATTTTATTAAAAAAGGAAAATATTAGAGTTCTTGAGTGTGGTGAACTAGAAAAAACACAACCAGCTTTTGACTATAAAAAAATATCTGGTGGCTTGCTCATTCAAGATAAAGACCTAACCTTATTAAATCCATCTGATATGAATTGCGTAACCTCTTTAAGTCCGACTGAATCTCAGATGAAGGATTTATTATTTGCATGGAAAGTTTCAAAGTACGTTAAGTCAAATGCAATCGTCTATGCAAAAGATCAAATGACCATAGGTGTTGGGGCAGGTCAGATGTCTAGAGTTTATTCAGCGAAGATTGCCAGCATTAAAGCATCCGATGAAAACTTAGAGGTAAAAGGTTCTGTCATGGCGTCAGATGCATTCTTCCCATTCCGTGATGGTATAGATGCAGCTGCTCAAGTCGGTATAAATGCAATTATTCATCCAGGAGGATCAATGCGCGATGAGGAAGTAATCTCAGCAGCTAATGAGCATGGGATTGCTATGGTATTTACAGGAATGCGACATTTTAAACACTAGAAAGTTAGCTTTAGTGTAGAAACTTTTTAATATCTGAGTGATAGGCAGCTCAAACCACCGTCAAGTTTCTTGTATTCAGAAACGTCAACCTCTATAACGTTATACCCAGTGCTAATTATTTTCCCTTTCGCAAGTGGGTATCCAGTTGGAATAAGAACATTATCGTTTACCCAAATACAATTTGCAGCATAACTCTCCTCTTCAGGTATATCAATGTGATCAAACCTTGAAAAAATAGGGTCATTTTTGAATTCACCGCATATAACCAATAGGTTGTTTTCGAGATACGAAAGACCAGTCTTAAGATGGAGCACTTCTTTGAGATTTACAGTAGATCCTGTATAGCCATATTTATTAAGAATCCCAATAATTTGCTCAGCGCCTTGAATATTTGTTCGATCTGATAATCCAATATAATAATGATTATCAACCATCATGATATCACCCGCCTCTATAGTTCCAGGAGCCTCAACACG
This sequence is a window from Candidatus Pseudothioglobus singularis PS1. Protein-coding genes within it:
- the dusB gene encoding tRNA dihydrouridine synthase DusB, producing the protein MNIGSHKLTSKVLLAPMAGTSDKPFRMICRDQGAGLTTSEMVVIQNHLLNSNKSKHRLDFSSEQLPISIQIAGSEAQELANSAIKALEFGADIIDINMGCPAKKVCNKAAGSALMQNEELVEDILKAVVNAVEVPVTLKMRTGWDEENKNAPTIAKIAEDNGIKMLAIHGRTRSQKYNGDAEFDTVKKIASQVSIPVVANGDIDSPKRAKDILDFTGADAVMLGRATQGNPWLISQVNQFLTSGKTGEEPTLEKKIPLILGHISQIHDFYGHKMGTQLSRKHIFWYSMHLDQEKGLAFWPSINRVSDHSEQYSKFHEFLYSI
- a CDS encoding helix-turn-helix domain-containing protein is translated as MKQRGLQDCIKENLEKYFSDLNGESSNGVFKMVTQQAESATIKYVLDKVNQNQSEAARILGINRATLKKKASLYNL
- the purH gene encoding bifunctional phosphoribosylaminoimidazolecarboxamide formyltransferase/IMP cyclohydrolase; the encoded protein is MPIKRALISVSDKTGIAEFAKGLSLLNIEILSTGGTAKLLRDNNIPVTEVSDYTGYPEMMAGRVKTLNPKIHGGILARRGKDEEVMSQNQIKPIDLVVVNLYPFQKTIQNPNCTEEDAIENIDIGGPAMLRSSAKNHISVTVIVDSSDYKLVLDEITNRGDTTHEMRKSLALKTFEHTAQYDGAIANYLGRMNDGFSNTLNLQLIKSQAMRYGENPHQNAAFYIESNLNEASVSSSQQIQGKPLSFNNLADADAALECVRDFEEPSCVIIKHANPCGVATRENIFQAYQSAYLTDPTSAFGGIIAFNRELDKETAGCIINQQFVEVIIAPKIADSARSILLKKENIRVLECGELEKTQPAFDYKKISGGLLIQDKDLTLLNPSDMNCVTSLSPTESQMKDLLFAWKVSKYVKSNAIVYAKDQMTIGVGAGQMSRVYSAKIASIKASDENLEVKGSVMASDAFFPFRDGIDAAAQVGINAIIHPGGSMRDEEVISAANEHGIAMVFTGMRHFKH
- a CDS encoding dimethylarginine dimethylaminohydrolase family protein, with product MFSKAIVRTPGKSLIDGLTDSKHLGSPDYQKAITQHKAYIMALQSCGLEVHVLESCEDYPDSTFVEDVALITPKCAIFTRPGAESRRGEVEQIETVLRDQFDNVERVEAPGTIEAGDIMMVDNHYYIGLSDRTNIQGAEQIIGILNKYGYTGSTVNLKEVLHLKTGLSYLENNLLVICGEFKNDPIFSRFDHIDIPEEESYAANCIWVNDNVLIPTGYPLAKGKIISTGYNVIEVDVSEYKKLDGGLSCLSLRY